The DNA segment GCTGATCGGCGAGGACCTTGGCCTGCGGCGCGATCTTCTGGGCGGCGAACACGCCGCGCACCGGCCGTAATCTCGGGTCCTGGTCGAGGCACTCGATGTAGCGGGCCAACTGCTCGACGCCGTCGATCTCGCCGCGGCGCTTGATCTCCACGGCGACCATCTGCCCATCCCGGTCGCGCAGCATCAAGTCGACGGGACCGATCGGGGTCGGGTACTCGCGCCGCACGAGTGACAGGCCGTCTTCGATGGTGTGCGGGGCGCCGGCGAGGAGGTCGCGCAACGCGTGCTCGACGCCGTCTTTCACCAAGCCCGGACCGACCTCCATGTCGTGGCTGCTGTCGGAGAGCACTTCCTCGAAATCGATGGTGAGGGTCTCACCCTTCGAATTGGTGACGATCCACTGCAGCTCGCGTTCTTCGACGAAGTTGGGCGCCATCATCCAGTTGAGCGGCTTATAGGCGCCGGCGTCGGCGTGGATGGCGACGCAGCCGTCGGCCTTGACCATGACGAGACGGACGCCCGAAGGCAGCGTGGCTGACAACCGTCCGGCGTAGGTGACGGTGCAGCGTGCAACGACGAGACGCACGCGGCTATTCGAACAGGTCGAGCACGAGTTCGGGCGGACGCCCCACGACGGCGCGCCCCTCGGACGTGATCACGATCGGGCGCTCGATCAATTCGGGGTTGGCGACGAGGGCGTCGAGAATCTCGTCGCGCGACTTGTCCTTGAGGCCGAGTTGCTTCGCTTTGTCCTCACCGAGGCGCACGATCACCTTGACGTCGGGCTCGCCCATCATCGTCAGGACCGACTCGAGTTCACGCCGCGACGGCGGCTCGGCGATGTAGTTGCGCGTCTCGAAGTCCACGCCGCGCACGGCGAGCAGATCGCAGGCGCCGCGGCTCTTCGAGCATCGCTGGTTGTGCCAGACAACGGCGGTCGGTATATCGGACATGGGCCGAGAATACGCGGGTAGACCTCGCCAGGTGTTCCGCAGAATCACCACGAGCACCCCGGCGACGGCCCGCCCTCGTACGCTGACGTTCCCGAGTGTTCGCGGCGCCATCCGGTGCCGACGCACGTCAGGCCCTGTAGCCCAACGGTAGAGGCAGGAGACTTAAAATCTCTCAAGTGCGGGTTCGAAACCCGCCGGGGCCACGCACCGCAAATCAGGCGCGGCGTTCCGCAACTCTTAGGATCAGGCCGAAGTGAACGACGCCTTTCTCCGAGCCTGCCGCCGCGAACCCGCCGACCGCATTCCCGTGTGGTTCATGCGCCAAGCGGGTCGCTGCCTACCCGAGTACCGCGAGGTGCGCGCCCAGCACGAGATGTTCGAGGTCATGGCGAGCGCGGAACTCACCGCGCTCGTGACCGAGCAGCCGGTGAAGCGCTTCGGCGTCGACGCCGCGGTCATCTTCTCCGACATCGTGGCGCCGCTATCGGCCGCCGGCATCGACGTGAAGCTCGTGGCCGAGGTCGGGCCGGTATTCGCCCATCCGGTCCGCACCGCCGCCGATGTCGCCGCCCTGCCGCGGCTCGCCGATCCGGCGTCGTCGATGGCCGGACTGCTCGGCGGGATCAAGCAGGTGGCGAGCACCGACACCGTGCCCGTGATCGGGTTCTGCGGCGGACCCTTCACCCTCGCCAGCTACCTGGTCGAGGGCGGCCCGTCGCGCGACTACGCCAAGACCAAGGCGCTGATGCTCGGCGCGCCCGACGTGTGGGAAGCGCTGATGGAGGTGCTCGCCGACATCGCGGCCACGAGCCTGCTGGCGCAGGTCGACGCCGGCGCATCGGCGATTCAGATCTTCGACAGCTGGGTCGGCGCGCTCGACCCCGACATGTACCGCCGGTTCGCCATGCCGGCGACGACGCGGGTGCTCGAAGCGATCGGTGCACGCGGCGTGCCACGCATCGTGTTCGGCGTGTCGACCGGCGAGCTGCTGCCGCTGTTCGCCGAAGCGGGCGCGGACGTCGTGGGCGTCGACTGGCGCGTGCCCCTCGACCTGGCGCGCGACCGCGTCGGGCCCGACGTGGCGGTGCAGGGCAACCTCGACCCGGCGGCCTGTCTCGCGGGTTGGCCGGCGCTGCAGGCCGAAGCGCAGCGCGTGGTCGACGCCGCCGGGTCCGCACCTGGACACGTGTTCAACCTCGGCTGGGGCGTGCTGCCGGCGACGGATCCCGACGTGCTGACCCAGCTCGTCCAGTGGGTGCACAAGCAGCCGCCGCCGACGGAGTCACTGTGATCGGCGTCCTCGTGCTGGCGCACGGCACGCCGGCGCGTCGCGAGGACATCGCCGAGTTCTACACGCGCATTCGTCGCGGCCGTCCGCCGACCGACGACGAAGTCGCCGAGTTGGCCCGGCGCTACGAAGCCATCGGCGGGCTGTCGCCGTTCGCGG comes from the Acidimicrobiales bacterium genome and includes:
- the nucS gene encoding endonuclease NucS; this encodes MRLVVARCTVTYAGRLSATLPSGVRLVMVKADGCVAIHADAGAYKPLNWMMAPNFVEERELQWIVTNSKGETLTIDFEEVLSDSSHDMEVGPGLVKDGVEHALRDLLAGAPHTIEDGLSLVRREYPTPIGPVDLMLRDRDGQMVAVEIKRRGEIDGVEQLARYIECLDQDPRLRPVRGVFAAQKIAPQAKVLADQRGLTCVEVDYDALKDGRVDNTLF
- the hemE gene encoding uroporphyrinogen decarboxylase, which produces MNDAFLRACRREPADRIPVWFMRQAGRCLPEYREVRAQHEMFEVMASAELTALVTEQPVKRFGVDAAVIFSDIVAPLSAAGIDVKLVAEVGPVFAHPVRTAADVAALPRLADPASSMAGLLGGIKQVASTDTVPVIGFCGGPFTLASYLVEGGPSRDYAKTKALMLGAPDVWEALMEVLADIAATSLLAQVDAGASAIQIFDSWVGALDPDMYRRFAMPATTRVLEAIGARGVPRIVFGVSTGELLPLFAEAGADVVGVDWRVPLDLARDRVGPDVAVQGNLDPAACLAGWPALQAEAQRVVDAAGSAPGHVFNLGWGVLPATDPDVLTQLVQWVHKQPPPTESL
- a CDS encoding ArsC/Spx/MgsR family protein, whose amino-acid sequence is MSDIPTAVVWHNQRCSKSRGACDLLAVRGVDFETRNYIAEPPSRRELESVLTMMGEPDVKVIVRLGEDKAKQLGLKDKSRDEILDALVANPELIERPIVITSEGRAVVGRPPELVLDLFE